From the Rhodoferax sp. WC2427 genome, one window contains:
- a CDS encoding ABC transporter substrate-binding protein, translated as MPRQMFKVLAVTAAVSAALGGVQSASAQSAQLVAAAKAEGELTVIALARSWCGYGKLIDAFKAKYGIKVNELNPDAGSGDELEAIKANKDNKGPQAPDVIDVGLSFGPQAKAAGLLQPYKVANWATIPDSTKDAQGYWYGDYYGVLAFEVNTDLISKVPADWSDLLKSDYKNSVALAGDPRSANQAIQGVYAAGVAMGGKDAATASAAGLKFFADMNKAGNFVPVTGKAASLAQGTTPIVIRWDYNALADRDALKGNPKVAVVVPKTGVVAGVYVQGISAYAPHPNAAKLWMEFLYSDEGQIGWLDGYCHPIRFTDLVAKNKLPKAMLDKLPPAAGYAKAVFPTLEDQNASKDIITKQWGVVGADVAK; from the coding sequence ATGCCTCGTCAAATGTTCAAAGTTCTAGCCGTCACCGCTGCGGTCTCCGCGGCCCTGGGTGGTGTGCAAAGTGCTTCGGCCCAGTCGGCCCAACTGGTGGCAGCCGCCAAGGCCGAGGGCGAGCTGACTGTCATTGCCCTGGCCCGCTCTTGGTGTGGCTACGGCAAATTGATCGATGCCTTCAAGGCCAAGTACGGCATCAAGGTCAACGAACTGAACCCCGACGCGGGCTCTGGTGATGAGCTAGAAGCCATCAAGGCCAATAAAGACAACAAAGGCCCGCAAGCGCCGGACGTGATCGACGTGGGCCTGTCCTTCGGCCCCCAGGCCAAAGCTGCAGGTTTGCTGCAACCCTACAAGGTGGCCAACTGGGCCACCATTCCTGATTCGACCAAGGACGCGCAAGGCTACTGGTACGGCGACTACTACGGCGTGCTGGCCTTCGAAGTCAACACCGACCTGATCAGCAAGGTGCCTGCCGACTGGAGCGACCTGCTCAAGTCCGACTACAAGAATTCCGTGGCCCTGGCGGGTGACCCCCGCTCGGCCAACCAGGCGATCCAGGGTGTCTACGCCGCAGGCGTGGCCATGGGCGGCAAAGATGCAGCTACTGCCAGCGCGGCCGGTTTGAAGTTCTTTGCCGACATGAACAAGGCCGGTAATTTTGTGCCGGTGACCGGCAAGGCCGCGTCGCTGGCCCAGGGCACCACGCCCATCGTGATCCGCTGGGATTACAACGCCCTGGCCGACCGTGACGCACTCAAGGGCAACCCCAAGGTCGCCGTGGTAGTGCCCAAGACCGGTGTGGTCGCAGGCGTGTACGTGCAAGGCATCAGCGCCTACGCACCGCACCCGAACGCGGCCAAGCTGTGGATGGAATTCCTGTACTCGGACGAAGGCCAGATTGGCTGGCTGGATGGTTACTGCCACCCCATCCGCTTCACCGACCTGGTGGCCAAGAACAAGCTGCCCAAGGCCATGCTCGACAAGCTGCCCCCCGCAGCCGGTTATGCCAAGGCCGTGTTCCCCACCCTGGAAGACCAAAACGCTTCCAAAGACATCATCACCAAGCAGTGGGGTGTGGTGGGCGCTGACGTAGCCAAGTAA
- a CDS encoding ABC transporter permease gives MVPAKSAQPSPPWHWLGVLPFLLFAALFLILPTAYLMVGAFQDEAGHFTLANIFGLWTDSVIQAYWISFRISAASALGGGIIGFLLAWAAVQGKLPGWIKPTLMTFSGVASNFAGVPLAFAFLATLGRVGLVTALMRKYLGFDLYSTGFSILSFTGLTLTYLYFQIPLMVLIVSPALEGLKREWREACDCLGGSAYHYWRYIALPVLWPSIMGAVLLLFANAFGAVATAYALTGSSLNIVPILLYAQIRGDVLHNPNLGYALALGMVVITGVSNAGYIWLRSKSEKGRI, from the coding sequence TTGGTTCCGGCGAAGTCCGCCCAGCCCAGTCCACCGTGGCACTGGCTTGGCGTGCTGCCATTCCTGCTGTTTGCTGCGCTGTTCTTGATTTTGCCCACGGCCTACCTGATGGTCGGGGCGTTCCAGGACGAAGCCGGGCATTTCACCCTGGCCAATATTTTTGGTTTGTGGACCGACAGCGTCATCCAGGCCTACTGGATCAGCTTTCGCATCAGTGCTGCATCGGCCCTGGGCGGCGGCATTATTGGGTTCTTATTGGCCTGGGCGGCGGTGCAGGGCAAGCTGCCAGGCTGGATCAAGCCCACTTTGATGACTTTCTCGGGCGTGGCCTCCAATTTTGCGGGCGTGCCTCTGGCCTTTGCCTTCCTGGCCACGCTGGGCCGGGTGGGCCTGGTCACGGCGCTGATGCGCAAGTACCTGGGTTTTGACCTGTACTCCACCGGCTTCAGCATTCTCAGCTTCACCGGGCTGACGCTGACCTACCTGTATTTTCAGATTCCACTGATGGTGTTGATCGTCTCGCCCGCGCTGGAAGGCCTGAAGCGCGAATGGCGCGAGGCCTGCGACTGCCTGGGCGGCTCGGCCTACCACTACTGGCGCTATATCGCACTGCCGGTGCTGTGGCCCAGCATCATGGGTGCCGTGCTGCTGCTGTTTGCCAATGCCTTTGGTGCGGTGGCCACGGCCTACGCGCTCACCGGCAGCTCGCTCAATATCGTGCCCATCCTGCTGTACGCGCAGATCCGTGGCGACGTGCTGCACAACCCCAACCTGGGCTATGCGCTGGCCCTGGGCATGGTGGTGATCACCGGTGTTTCCAACGCAGGCTACATCTGGCTGCGCAGCAAATCAGAAAAGGGGCGCATATGA
- a CDS encoding sterol desaturase family protein, translated as MRDTLLSLSGPQIMLWGCIFFATLYLATGAINLGIVRVLMPLWGKGSPLDPRPLGPGQTARELRQSALAILLFGVGSVVPWGFLQLGWARLATDASGWQIALEIGVLVVWNEVHFYTNHWLLHRPWLRQFHLVHHRSVVVTPWSSYCFHPVEAMMLGNVILLPMLVHDFNVWSLLSVPVFSIVFNNIGHSNYDFLPDADRDRWWLNGARRHHLHHACYQGNFGFMFPFMDRLCGTALPPDAANTHIDRHMARHQAKPHAAPPA; from the coding sequence ATGCGAGACACACTTCTTTCTCTTAGTGGGCCCCAGATCATGCTGTGGGGCTGCATTTTTTTCGCCACGCTGTACCTGGCCACCGGTGCTATCAACCTGGGCATCGTCCGCGTGCTCATGCCGCTATGGGGAAAAGGTAGCCCATTGGACCCCCGCCCGCTGGGCCCGGGCCAAACCGCCCGTGAGCTCCGGCAATCGGCCCTGGCCATCTTGCTGTTTGGCGTGGGCAGCGTGGTGCCCTGGGGCTTTTTGCAGCTGGGCTGGGCCCGCCTGGCCACCGATGCCAGCGGCTGGCAGATTGCATTGGAAATTGGCGTTTTGGTGGTGTGGAACGAGGTGCACTTCTACACCAACCACTGGCTGCTGCACCGGCCCTGGTTGCGCCAATTTCACCTGGTACACCACCGCTCGGTGGTCGTCACGCCCTGGTCCAGTTACTGCTTCCACCCGGTGGAGGCCATGATGTTGGGCAATGTGATCCTGTTGCCGATGCTGGTGCATGACTTCAATGTGTGGTCGCTGCTGTCGGTGCCGGTGTTCAGCATCGTGTTCAACAACATCGGCCACTCTAATTACGACTTCTTGCCCGATGCCGACCGCGACCGCTGGTGGCTCAATGGGGCCCGCCGCCACCACCTGCACCACGCCTGCTACCAGGGCAATTTTGGCTTCATGTTTCCGTTCATGGACCGGCTGTGCGGCACCGCCTTGCCGCCGGATGCAGCCAATACCCACATAGATCGTCATATGGCCCGCCACCAAGCCAAACCGCATGCTGCGCCACCCGCGTGA